In one Pseudomonadota bacterium genomic region, the following are encoded:
- a CDS encoding DNA alkylation response protein has product MSAFDPSPTAHETHAVTNQPPLLVDYDMFSSDTVLREGVTREGAAWATDELTRFGTSMGSAEMLDHGVAANRNPPVLHTHDRFGNRIDRVDFHPSYHACFRAGVEGEVHALPWNRPGPGAHVARVAKHYMLSQAESGVCCPLTMTFAVVPALQMQADLAALWIPRVTATTYDARYRPAAEKAGATMGMTMTEKQGGSDVRANTTRAVPQRRSGPGEPYRLTGHKWFVSAPMSDAFLALAQAPGGLSCFLVPRW; this is encoded by the coding sequence ATGAGCGCGTTCGACCCTTCCCCCACCGCGCACGAGACCCACGCGGTGACAAACCAGCCTCCACTCCTTGTCGACTACGACATGTTCTCCAGCGACACGGTGCTGCGCGAGGGCGTGACGCGCGAGGGCGCGGCCTGGGCGACCGACGAGCTCACCCGCTTCGGCACGTCGATGGGCTCGGCGGAGATGCTCGACCACGGGGTTGCCGCGAACCGCAACCCCCCGGTGCTTCACACCCACGATCGGTTCGGCAACCGCATCGATCGCGTCGACTTCCACCCGTCATACCACGCCTGCTTTCGCGCAGGGGTCGAGGGAGAGGTGCACGCCCTTCCCTGGAACCGCCCTGGGCCTGGCGCGCACGTGGCCCGCGTGGCCAAGCACTACATGCTCTCGCAGGCCGAATCGGGCGTCTGCTGCCCGCTGACCATGACATTTGCCGTCGTGCCCGCACTTCAGATGCAGGCCGATCTGGCCGCGCTGTGGATCCCGCGGGTGACCGCGACAACCTACGACGCACGCTATCGCCCCGCCGCCGAGAAGGCCGGCGCCACCATGGGCATGACCATGACCGAGAAGCAGGGCGGGTCCGATGTGCGCGCCAACACGACCCGCGCCGTGCCGCAGCGCAGGAGCGGACCGGGAGAGCCGTATCGCCTCACGGGGCACAAGTGGTTCGTGTCGGCCCCCATGAGCGACGCCTTCCTGGCCCTGGCGCAAGCACCGGGCGGGCTCTCGTGCTTCCTGGTCCCCCGCTGG